A genome region from Gloeocapsopsis sp. IPPAS B-1203 includes the following:
- a CDS encoding helix-turn-helix domain-containing protein: protein MIKVKPQLALLRAMHGKISQSELSRQTGITQKQLSALEAGKTKGITFDILIKLCTFFSCTPNDLLKLEADSPTVEELKKADEIIARGLKRAMEAQPRHFSDIWAEFDAVRSRIANNASVSDE from the coding sequence GTGATCAAAGTTAAACCTCAATTGGCGTTACTTCGTGCCATGCATGGCAAGATTAGTCAATCGGAATTATCTCGACAAACTGGCATCACGCAAAAGCAATTAAGTGCTTTAGAAGCAGGCAAAACGAAGGGAATCACCTTCGATATACTCATTAAGTTGTGTACGTTTTTCTCCTGTACTCCTAACGATTTGTTGAAGTTGGAAGCGGATTCGCCAACAGTAGAGGAACTGAAAAAAGCTGACGAAATCATTGCTCGTGGATTAAAGCGGGCTATGGAAGCGCAGCCGCGTCACTTTTCGGATATTTGGGCAGAGTTTGATGCGGTTCGATCAAGAATTGCCAATAATGCCTCAGTTTCTGATGAGTAG
- a CDS encoding DUF29 family protein has product MFQELADLKASILEQRYVDALALVDELDGMNRKAILRAIESFLIRMLIHLIKNQIEQRLTNSWAASIRGSIIEIKKLNLQDNNTSYYVRKDEWEPRLEEALEIAISDASVEVHNGAYTPFQLAKMVDRSPILLTAQNLLNLTYTYSVKELPAIINEELTLLIGGQDWQQGKQL; this is encoded by the coding sequence ATGTTTCAAGAACTAGCAGATTTAAAAGCCAGCATCCTGGAACAACGCTATGTAGATGCTTTAGCGCTTGTAGATGAATTAGATGGTATGAATAGAAAAGCTATTCTACGAGCGATTGAATCGTTTTTAATCAGGATGCTGATTCATTTAATAAAAAATCAAATTGAGCAGCGTTTGACTAATTCTTGGGCTGCTTCTATTCGAGGCTCAATTATAGAAATTAAAAAGCTGAATCTCCAAGATAACAACACTTCTTATTATGTTAGGAAAGATGAATGGGAACCAAGGCTAGAAGAAGCACTAGAGATTGCGATTAGCGACGCGAGTGTAGAGGTACACAATGGGGCTTACACTCCGTTTCAACTGGCAAAAATGGTTGATCGCAGCCCAATTTTATTAACGGCTCAAAACTTACTAAATTTGACTTATACTTACTCAGTTAAAGAGTTACCCGCAATTATCAACGAAGAACTCACTCTATTAATCGGTGGACAAGATTGGCAGCAAGGTAAACAGTTATAA
- a CDS encoding putative toxin-antitoxin system toxin component, PIN family: MTKVVLDTSVFIAALLSKSRNSTPVLVLDKWRDRCFTLIMAPQLLRELVVQLMRKQVSQADIEDLVRLIAEIALHIPGTYAATRLDDIDPDDNMFLAAAYEAKADYLVSLDRQHLLPLKYYHGTQIVTPALFIRVLDHI; the protein is encoded by the coding sequence GTGACTAAAGTTGTTTTAGATACGTCTGTTTTCATTGCCGCGCTTTTAAGTAAAAGCCGAAACAGCACCCCTGTTTTGGTTCTTGATAAATGGCGCGATCGCTGTTTTACATTAATTATGGCTCCGCAGTTACTACGCGAGTTAGTAGTACAACTCATGCGCAAACAAGTTTCCCAAGCAGATATTGAAGATTTAGTCAGATTAATTGCAGAAATTGCACTTCATATTCCAGGAACTTATGCAGCAACTCGTTTAGATGATATCGATCCAGACGACAATATGTTTTTAGCAGCCGCTTATGAAGCAAAAGCTGATTATTTAGTCAGTTTGGATCGTCAGCACTTGCTACCCCTCAAGTACTACCACGGTACGCAAATCGTCACCCCAGCCCTATTCATTCGCGTACTTGACCATATATAA